The Brettanomyces bruxellensis chromosome 8, complete sequence genome segment ATTATATTGCTGAACATTCTGTCCAGACCAGACCACAGACGTGGATTCAATATCCTTTAAAATGGACCCCTGAGCACTAACAATGGAGTTCATCATGATATAATTAAAGATTGCACCAATGATACTTCCTAATATTTGAGCGAAAAATGTGTCTTTTGGTGGGATTTTAACATATTGACCTTTTTTGAGATCatttaaaagcaaaaaagctTGTCCAACCGAATTATATCCGTAAAGCGTGAAGTACATATTGGCCAATGGTTTGGGCTGCCTCATGGTAAAACCACCAATCATCTGAATAACCGTTTGCATCTGTGTTCCACCAAAACCAAATATTGCATATAATCCACCCAAAAATAATGTTAACGGATATGCGAGCACAAGTGCGAAGACGAGCATATACCATGGAAGACCAGTCTTACCACAATACAAACAGACAAGTGCAATCACAAATGTCACAATAAGTAACAAGGCATACCACCAAGTTGGGACTTCTTTATACTTTAGCATTGCTCTCATATGAACATCATCATATATTTCAGGtaattttccattttcgtCCAATCTCGGGTCACTCCGAAgagttttccaaaactTTAAATTCTGTTTCCAGTTTTTAAAGAATGCTTTCAATCCTTTAACCCACCTAAAACAAATTGCTACTTCCTTTCTATGGAATAAAAACATATGGGTGAAAGTTGCGCCAACAGAAAGATTTGTGACCAATAAGTAAACAGCATAAGTGGCAGTCATAAATGGAATGCcctgctttttcaacaatGTTGGATTCATGATGTTATTTTTGTCAAGAATGGCACTTTGATTGTACGTCTGATAATCACCTGGCTTAGAGGATTCATAATAAAGGGATTGCGATAAGAatggaaaatttttggcCTTCCAAACATTTCCGTAGTAAACAGCACAAAAAACAATTATGCAAAGGAAATATCCGGCAAGATTATTTAAAGTTGCAGTTAATGGAATCAATAATGGAGAGGCAGTACTAGAAATATAATTCCAATCAAAACAGAAAGAGAGCAATCCTAAACCCTCATTGTTATTTGTACCACCAAAGATTCTGGATACAGTTGAAGAATGTGGGGCTGCTAAGCAGGGAACCGAAACACCGACCAACCAAGGGAAAATCCATTCAGGAACAATCTCATAAAGAAGCATGGCCAAAAAGCAATAATAAAACCATTTTAACTGCTTCTTGgttctcttcatttttactGGATCACTCTTACCGTTATGCAAAGCATGAATTGTGGAAACTTCGGCCAAGTTATTTGGGAAAAACATCTCAGTTGGATATaataatgcttttttcaaacCTAAACCGACAAAAGAGTATCCTAATAGTTGAGAAGTTAAAGTTAAAAAGATTCCGCTACCCCATGAAACATCTTGGCCATACCATAATTTCTGCACGGCGATCACCTCCACAGCTAATGCACAAGATGAAGCAGAATCAGCGGTAATGGTTGCAATGGTTAACTCCTTCCTATTAAACGGACCAGGGTTTAACcatttcattcttttaGGAATCACTCTAGCTAAGAATTCACCAAAAGTGTTAGCAATAAGCATCAAAAAGACACCATTAACAAGAATTGTTTGTGGTTTAAAGTAAAAGAGGCATTGAAGAACACCACCAAAGATAGCCAAACCACAACCAATTAGAACTGAACGAAAAGTCCAACATCTATCATTAGGATTATCCGTAGAATCAATAAtcttttcaacaatatCTTTGTTTGTATCAAACGAATTCTTTCCCAATGTTATATCACCTAAATCCGGGATTCCCTTTTCCTCAGCATCACTTGATGAATCTTCAGCAGGTATGATTTTGTTGACTGACACACCAGAtaaaccttttttttcatttgtaGTAAATGATAATGATCCAGACAGCTTCGTTCCTTCTAGTTCTTTATCTTGTTGTTCGCTGGTAACCGACTTGACATCATTGTCGGCATGCCCAGGAAATAATTGTGGCATTTTTAAACTTGGCAAACTTTAGTTAAACAAAGATATGCCCTTTGAAAcaactttgatttttaGAAGAACCCCAGTAGAGGGTAAAAGGATGGTAATTATAATACATTATATATAAAACATATTGATGGTTTGCTAATCAGAAAATACTATTTTGGAAGGTAATGATttaaaattgaatattATCCGATCAACGCCGCTTTAGGCTTCAACTTTTGTCATGTAGTAATTACTGAACATCAGCACTAAATCATAAGAAATCTAGTTTTATATCTACATTGTATATCTGCATGATGTTATCTGCTAATCAAAATAGACAGAAAAAGTGTGGATAATTGAGCAAAACGTATCATGCCGTGCCTTGGCAAGGATACCAAAAGTATTCTATCagatttgaaaatgtaATTCCAAACGATctgcttgcttttttttttttttttgttctgcTCTTTTGGGATCATATCGTCATACCAAtgacatttttttgttatctTGATAGTATAACCAATCCGGACAAGAAATGTATCTTGAAAACTTGGATATAAGTTGCTCAGAACAtagaatcaaaaaaaaaaaaaaaacgaaaataGTAATTTTATTTACGGCCgattaaaatatttatcGATCGTATTTCCTGGGATAATATTGGGAGCTGAAATGCACGAGTGTGAACAATAAATGAATTAGTGCTTTGTCTTGGCAACGCGCGGccaagaaaaaatcaaaaagcaTTATCATCCTAATCTGATTCTCACTATTTCAAATACTAGGGTACggaagaaatattttgcCATATTTTTCCTGGAATCACCGTCGgtaaaaatttgaataattaCGAACTAAATATCAAAAGGACCGAACTATCATCACAATTCTTCCCTTTGACCAAAATTAGACAAATACCAACAACAAATTCTCTTGTCCGATAAAATTATTTAATCAAAGCTATTCTACTTCAGAAATAATTGTTCTGTTGCATGCAAAATGCAGTAAAAAAACATATCACGCTATCACGCTATGCTTCCTCGTACCCTAATGGTGAAGGAAAGATAGGAAAGAAAGCTTGCTGTAAGATGCAAAATTGCACCCGAAAGCGAAACTAAATGCCTTTCGTCAGGCGAAAAATGATCAAAATAATTAGAATAAAGTAGTGCGTTCTCACCATTGTTCAAAAGCTGGGTGGGATAATGTAATTAGTATCCTCCCAGGAACTATTGCTATGCATACTATTTTCGGACTATTAACCGAACTTGAGTATTACCACATAAAGGAAAACCaaaggggaaaaagctTATCGAGCTATCTCGTACAAAAAGAGTGTGCATTTATAAACTATTTATAGGACCAATTTAGGCGATGCCGTACAAGCAGAAGGAACTTGGAATCaatattttgctttattaTATGTACACCTGTTAGTAcccttttctttcaactTTCCTGAGGAGAATTTATCTGGCATGATAAAAGAACTTTAACTGAATTGTGAATTGTGGTGGCTGTACTAACAGAAATTTGTCAGACTgaatgaattttttatGCGTatacttcaaatttattAGCAAATAATTATTATACAGTCTGTCTTGAAAAGCTTGGTAAATCCAAGCAAATTTTATACGTAAAAAGATATTTGCTTTTATAAAACTTTCACATAATTTGCATTccaataaatataatatattaatatAAACCGCATCGACATATCAAAGAGATTATTTGCTATAAAGCTTAGTCATTGACAACATTTGAATATATCAGAGTGAATTCTTTTATTCAAGTTGCCTTATGTATGTATAGGTAAATGTGATAATATTCAATGGCGATTCTTGCCAAATGAAGTTGAATAAAGTAATCATAGACACTATTGCAAAGTCTCAACTGCGATAATGCCAGAAATCTTcatattcatttctttgcaaGCTCAATTTCAACGTCCGTTACATGCTTATCTAACTTTTCCACAGCCTTCTGCAATCTCAAAACGTCAGACACAACCGCACTGGATGTTGCCTTGTATTCTTCCATTATATAATAATAGCATGCAATACCTGAAATTGAAACACCAGCAAAAAATCCAAGGAATACACCTTTGGCAGAAGGGGACCGCTTGATAGTGGTAGTTCCTGTTGATACAAACCTCTTTGTGTTGAAGAATCGAAGATAATTTCTTGTAAATTTGAAGCCAGCTCTAGGAATATACATTATATAAAACAGATTATACTGAACTGTCAATTGAACTTTGATTAAGGAAAGTTAGCTACTTCGTCGGATCATCAAAATTGATCTTTGTTGATCTCTGCTTTTCgataattaattatttttctttttctgcgCTTTATTGACCAGTTGTGTcgaaaaaaatgttgatttGTTCTTGTGTAAAGATGTAATAATTATCTACTTGATAACAGTTCAATACACATATACaatcaaaagaaatatgcCTGcaaaaacaggaaaatttttattactATTGAAGACTAGAAGTTATAAAGTATACATGCAGACCAATTAAAGATTGCATTAGACGGGAGCCGATGCTTAATCGAACAAGCCCATACCCATATCCTCATCGGaatcctcttcctcctcttcgtcttcatccttcttttcttcctcctcgtcttccttcttctcttcagAAGGAGCCggagcagcagcagcataCTTCTCTGGATGCTCAAGTCTGTCCTTAAGCTCCTCAGTACCCTCAAAGGTGTAGTCGCTTCCAAGAGACAAGTTGACGATGTCCTGGTAAGCGTTGATGATGTGGGTAGAGACAGCAGAAACTGTTGGGTAACCAGAAGCCAAGGAAATCTTGGTGATGTTGCTGACAGCCTCAGTAAAGTCAGCAACCAACTCATCATCGGTAATATCCAAAAGAGATGATGGGAAAATGTCACCATCGTCGTAAACCTCAATAACGGACATGGCGAAGGTGAATGGAGAGATCTTCAACATGTTCAACAACTGAGCCTCAGAAGGTCCGACCTTTTGATCCTTGTCCAAAATCTTAACATCGGAGGTAATCTCAATAGTACCACGAGCAATCTTAGTTGGAACACCCAAAGCctggaagaaagaagtctTACCTGGTTCCATACCGGTGTTACCAGCAGGAACGTAAACATCACATGGAGCAATGGCACCTGGTCTAGCTGGAGCAGCAACCTGGTTGGCCAAAACAACCTCCTTGATGTGCTTCAAATCACCGTTGGTGAAGATAAATCCAACGTTACCTCTGATGTAAGGCATCAACTTCTCGTAGTCTGGGAACTCGTTAACAAAGTTTCTCAAGGCTCTTCTGATCATGGTGTTTTTACCCATAACAACAACAGCCTCACCTCTCAAGGCCTTTCTGACCTCATGCATCTGTTGCGAAGAAACATTGTCGATACCGACAACGAACACAGACTTGAAGTCCTGAACGTATTGTTTCAAACGCAAGAAATattctgctttcttttctttagtAGCTCCCATTTCGTTTATACACTATACGATAGGATGTTTAAAGCTTTAGGCTTGTATACTCTTAGAACAATTCAAAAAGAGGATGACGCTTACAGTTCCCTTCAAGCCCAAactctaaaaaaaaagcatggaTCTACTCCATTACCCGCACTTTTTTCAcgttggaaaaaaaaaaaagtttccaagttggaaaatatgaggga includes the following:
- the RPP0 gene encoding ribosomal protein P0 (A0) (L10E) (BUSCO:EOG09264G1I), giving the protein MGATKEKKAEYFLRLKQYVQDFKSVFVVGIDNVSSQQMHEVRKALRGEAVVVMGKNTMIRRALRNFVNEFPDYEKLMPYIRGNVGFIFTNGDLKHIKEVVLANQVAAPARPGAIAPCDVYVPAGNTGMEPGKTSFFQALGVPTKIARGTIEITSDVKILDKDQKVGPSEAQLLNMLKISPFTFAMSVIEVYDDGDIFPSSLLDITDDELVADFTEAVSNITKISLASGYPTVSAVSTHIINAYQDIVNLSLGSDYTFEGTEELKDRLEHPEKYAAAAPAPSEEKKEDEEEEKKDEDEEEEEDSDEDMGMGLFD